In a genomic window of Flammeovirga agarivorans:
- a CDS encoding helix-turn-helix domain-containing protein, with protein sequence MEEYSLPELVSRYINTTNCNVFLTGKAGTGKTTLLKSIRENTHKNVLVAAPTGIAAINAGGVTVHSLFQLPFGAYIPDENFEFNDNVTTVAHINTPKSIFKGFKMTSKKRALLKSMELLVIDEVSMLRADMLDAIDKILRHVRIRKDLPFGGIQVLFIGDMLQLPPVIKNDEWMYLRNYYQNGYFFNSIVLRQHPPIHIELQKVYRQSDPTFVNILNHFRENKVTSNDVKVLNSHYDPDFEQTEGDGYIHLTTHNKVADEKNQKWLTELKSTTFTYSADVEGEFPESQYPNAENLKLKEGAQVMFIKNDYSGENKYFNGKIGKITKCTSKDVWVKFDDGTPEFKVEDYEWENKKYVLNKETNEVEEQLIGRFIQYPLKLAWAITVHKSQGLTFDKAIVDVNRAFASGQVYVALSRLTSLDGLVLSSPINERGIPIDQSLSHFTQSSQSIEELTPHLKLEAHRFIYDTLQSAFNLSFLIEHLEEHLSTYDKLENLSSKQTYKPWAKKLLEKIRELRKVGDGFRRQVHQIITEENDGYINFLHERTLKAQGYFDKVLKEHHKNVQAHWDKLKTARGVMAYSNEVKEVASYIYNVAQKMIRAERLVKSYIDKADLKKNGIGKPSFEISEKKDEPVQLAPKPEKKEKKKFSPHVETYILFRKGNDEKAIAREMGKTVGTVETHLAKNIAQGRIQLKELVPSKTQRVIENALEKTRSKSLKAIKEEVGAKASFAQIKYVIAAMEVM encoded by the coding sequence ATGGAAGAATATTCATTACCTGAACTAGTTTCTCGCTATATCAACACAACCAATTGCAATGTATTCTTAACAGGAAAAGCAGGAACAGGTAAAACTACCTTACTAAAATCAATTAGAGAAAATACACATAAAAATGTTCTTGTGGCTGCCCCAACAGGTATTGCTGCAATTAATGCTGGAGGGGTAACCGTACATTCCTTGTTTCAATTACCATTTGGTGCATATATACCGGATGAGAATTTTGAATTCAATGACAATGTTACCACTGTAGCACATATTAATACCCCAAAATCGATCTTTAAGGGTTTTAAAATGACTTCAAAGAAAAGGGCTTTGCTGAAGTCTATGGAGTTATTGGTGATTGATGAGGTAAGTATGCTGAGAGCAGATATGTTGGATGCTATCGATAAAATCTTGCGACATGTCCGTATCCGAAAAGATCTTCCCTTTGGTGGTATTCAAGTATTATTTATTGGAGATATGTTACAGTTGCCTCCGGTAATTAAGAACGATGAATGGATGTATTTAAGGAATTACTATCAAAATGGTTATTTCTTTAATTCAATAGTATTAAGACAGCATCCACCCATCCATATTGAGCTTCAGAAAGTATATCGACAATCTGACCCTACTTTTGTTAATATATTGAACCATTTTAGAGAGAATAAAGTAACTTCCAACGATGTGAAAGTGCTCAACTCTCATTATGACCCCGACTTTGAACAAACAGAAGGTGATGGGTACATTCATCTTACAACACATAATAAGGTAGCTGACGAGAAAAACCAGAAATGGTTGACTGAATTAAAGAGTACCACATTTACCTATTCTGCAGATGTTGAAGGAGAGTTTCCCGAAAGTCAATACCCTAATGCTGAAAATTTGAAGCTAAAGGAAGGGGCACAGGTTATGTTTATTAAAAACGACTATTCAGGAGAGAACAAGTACTTTAACGGTAAGATTGGAAAGATAACGAAATGTACTTCTAAAGATGTATGGGTAAAGTTTGATGATGGGACCCCAGAGTTTAAAGTTGAGGATTATGAATGGGAGAACAAGAAGTATGTATTAAATAAGGAAACCAATGAAGTTGAAGAACAATTAATTGGTAGGTTTATACAATACCCACTGAAATTAGCTTGGGCCATTACTGTACATAAGAGTCAAGGTTTAACATTCGATAAAGCTATTGTGGATGTAAATAGAGCATTTGCATCAGGACAAGTGTATGTGGCTTTATCAAGATTAACTTCTTTGGATGGGTTGGTATTATCTTCTCCAATTAATGAAAGAGGTATTCCAATAGATCAATCGCTAAGTCATTTTACACAATCCAGTCAGTCTATTGAAGAATTGACTCCTCACTTAAAACTGGAAGCGCATCGATTTATCTATGATACTTTGCAATCAGCCTTTAATCTTAGCTTTTTGATTGAGCATTTAGAAGAACACTTGTCTACCTATGATAAGTTGGAGAACCTTTCTTCCAAGCAGACTTATAAACCTTGGGCAAAGAAACTATTAGAAAAAATTCGTGAATTAAGAAAAGTAGGCGATGGGTTTAGAAGGCAAGTTCATCAAATTATTACTGAAGAGAACGATGGGTATATAAACTTCTTGCATGAAAGAACACTTAAGGCACAAGGGTATTTTGATAAAGTTTTAAAGGAACATCATAAAAACGTTCAAGCACATTGGGATAAGCTTAAAACAGCAAGAGGTGTAATGGCTTACAGTAATGAAGTGAAAGAAGTGGCTTCTTATATCTATAATGTTGCTCAGAAAATGATTCGAGCAGAAAGGTTAGTGAAATCCTATATTGATAAAGCAGATTTAAAGAAAAATGGTATAGGGAAACCTAGTTTTGAGATCTCTGAAAAGAAAGATGAGCCTGTTCAATTAGCTCCAAAACCTGAGAAAAAAGAAAAAAAGAAGTTCTCTCCTCATGTAGAAACATATATTTTATTTAGGAAGGGAAATGATGAAAAAGCAATTGCAAGGGAAATGGGGAAAACCGTTGGGACTGTTGAGACACATCTTGCAAAAAATATTGCACAAGGGAGAATTCAATTAAAAGAATTAGTTCCTTCTAAAACCCAAAGAGTTATAGAAAACGCGTTGGAAAAAACGAGAAGTAAATCGTTAAAAGCGATCAAAGAAGAAGTGGGAGCAAAGGCATCTTTTGCACAAATAAAGTACGTAATTGCAGCAATGGAAGTGATGTAA
- the fabV gene encoding enoyl-ACP reductase FabV: MIIEPKTRGFICLTAHPTGCEQNVINQIEYVKSKGAIDGAKKVLVIGASTGFGLASRITSAFGCGASTIGVFLEKAPSAGRPASPGWYNSAAFEKHAHEAGLYAKSINGDAFSNEIKQQTIDMIKEDLGQVDLVIYSLASPVRTNPNTGKRHKSVLKPIGDVFSNKTVDFHTGNVSEVSIQPATEDDIANTVEVMGGEDWEMWIDAMREAGVLAEGAETYAYSYIGPKLTEPVYRKGTIGAAKDHLEATAHKITEKLADMGGKAVVSVNKALVTQASSAIPVIPLYISLLYKIMKADGIHEGCIEQIQRLYADRIYSGDMKLDEKGRIRIDDWEMRDDVQAKVDELWAIATTENLSEIGDLKGYSDDFFNLFGFKVDGVDYDADVNEVVEIPSLA, encoded by the coding sequence ATGATTATCGAACCTAAAACTAGAGGTTTTATCTGCTTGACAGCACACCCAACAGGATGTGAGCAAAATGTGATCAATCAGATTGAATATGTAAAATCTAAAGGAGCAATTGATGGTGCTAAGAAAGTATTAGTAATCGGCGCTTCTACAGGTTTTGGCTTAGCATCAAGAATTACAAGTGCATTCGGATGTGGAGCATCTACTATTGGTGTATTTTTAGAAAAAGCACCTTCAGCAGGTCGTCCAGCTTCTCCAGGTTGGTACAACAGTGCAGCGTTTGAAAAGCATGCTCATGAAGCAGGTTTATATGCTAAATCTATCAATGGTGACGCTTTCTCTAATGAGATCAAGCAACAAACTATTGATATGATCAAAGAAGATTTAGGTCAAGTTGACTTAGTAATCTACTCTTTAGCATCTCCAGTAAGAACTAATCCTAACACAGGAAAAAGACATAAATCAGTATTGAAGCCAATCGGTGATGTTTTCTCAAACAAAACTGTAGACTTCCATACAGGTAACGTTTCTGAAGTATCAATCCAACCAGCAACAGAAGATGATATCGCTAATACTGTTGAAGTAATGGGTGGTGAAGATTGGGAAATGTGGATCGATGCAATGAGAGAAGCAGGTGTTTTAGCAGAAGGAGCTGAAACTTATGCTTACTCTTATATCGGACCAAAATTAACTGAGCCAGTATACAGAAAAGGTACTATCGGTGCTGCAAAAGATCACTTAGAAGCAACAGCTCATAAGATCACTGAGAAGTTAGCAGATATGGGTGGTAAAGCAGTTGTTTCTGTAAACAAGGCCTTAGTGACTCAAGCGTCATCAGCTATTCCTGTAATTCCATTGTACATTTCTTTATTGTACAAAATCATGAAAGCGGATGGTATTCATGAAGGTTGTATCGAGCAAATCCAACGTTTATATGCAGACAGAATCTATTCAGGCGATATGAAATTGGACGAGAAAGGTAGAATCAGAATTGACGATTGGGAAATGCGTGACGATGTTCAAGCGAAAGTTGATGAGCTTTGGGCAATCGCTACAACTGAAAACTTATCAGAAATTGGTGATTTGAAAGGTTACTCTGATGACTTCTTCAACTTATTCGGTTTCAAAGTGGATGGTGTTGATTATGATGCAGACGTTAATGAAGTAGTTGAAATTCCTTCGTTAGCATAA